A single window of Sylvia atricapilla isolate bSylAtr1 unplaced genomic scaffold, bSylAtr1.pri scaffold_81_arrow_ctg1, whole genome shotgun sequence DNA harbors:
- the ILF3 gene encoding interleukin enhancer-binding factor 3 isoform X2 — translation MRPMRIFVNDDRHVMAKHSAVYPTQEELEAVQNMVSHTERALKAVSDWIDEQEKVSGEQPEAESMETAAEEESKEGGDQKATEQLTRTLRGVMRVGLVAKGLLLKGDLDLELVLLCKDKPTAKLLEKVAENLGVQLAAITEDKYEIIQSVGDAAIIIKNTKEPPLSLTIHLTSPVVREELEKQLAGETLSVTDSPDVLDRQKCLAALASLRHAKWFQARANGLKSCVIVIRVLRDLCTRVPTWAPLRGWPLELLCEKSIGTANRPMGAGEALRRVLECLASGIVMPDGSGIYDPCEKEATDAIGHLDRQQREDITQSAQHALRLAAFGQLHKVLGMDPLPSKMPKKPKNENPVDYTVQIPPSTTYAVTPMKRPMEEDGEEKSPSKKKKKIQKKGIELSREEKLEPPQAMNALMKLNQLKPGLQYKLVSQTGPVHAPIFTMSVEIDGSTFEASGPSKKTAKLHVAVKVLQDMGLPTGVEGKDSGKGDESAEETETKPVVVAPPPVVETVSTPTAASPPADQTPENVKQQGPILTKHGKNPVMELNEKRRGLKYELISETGGSHDKRFVMEVEVDGQKFQGAGSNKKVAKAYAALAALEKLFPDAPVAIEQNKKKRAPVPARGGPKFPVKHNPGFGMGGGPMHNEAPPPPNMRGRGRGGNIRGRGRGRGGFGGNHGGYMNTGAGYGSYGYGGNSATAGYSQFYSNGGHSNSGGGGGGGGSSGYGSYYQGGDGYTAPAPPKHGGKKQQHSGGQKASYGSGYASHQGQQPYGQGQYGGYGPGQGKQKGYGHGQGGYSYSNSYNSPGGGSDYNYESKYSYSGNSGRGGGGNNYSGGGSYNSGSHGGYGGSGGGGSSYQGKAGGYSSQSNYNSPGSQNYSGPPSSYQASQGGYGRNEHSMSYQYR, via the exons ATG CGCCCAATGCGGATCTTTGTGAACGACGACCGGCACGTGATGGCCAAGCACTCGGCCGTGTACCCCAcgcaggaggagctggaggccgTGCAGAACATGGTTTCCCACACGGAGCGGGCGCTCAAAGCCGTCTCCGACTGGATCGATGAGCAGGAGAAAGTCAGCGGGGAGCAGCCCGAGGCCGAGTCCATGGAGACGGCAGCCGAGGAGGAGAGCAAGGAGGGAGG GGACCAGAaggccacagagcagctgacGAGGACCCTACGGGGAGTGATGCGTGTGGGTCTGGTGGCCAAAGGCCTCCTGCTGAAGGGGGACCTGGacctggagctggtgctgctgtgcaaaGACAAACCCACGGCCAAGCTCCTGGAGAAAGTGGCCGAAAATCTGGGAGTACAGCTGGCG GCGATCACCGAGGACAAGTACGAGATCATCCAGTCGGTGGGGGACGCCGCCATCATCATCAAGAACACCAAGGAGCCCCCCCTGAGCCTGACCATCCACCTGACGTCCCCGGTGgtcagggaggagctggagaagcagctggcCGGAG AAACGCTCTCAGTCACCGACTCCCCGGACGTTCTGGACAGGCAGAAATGCCTTGCTGCCTTGGCGTCTCTGCGCCACGCCAAGTGGTTCCag GCCAGGGCCAACGGGCTGAAGTCGTGCGTCATCGTCATCCGCGTGCTGCGGGACCTCTGCACTCGCGTTCCCACCTGGGCCCCGCTCAGAGGATGG cctctggagctgctgtgtgagaAATCCATCGGGACGGCGAACCGGCCGATGGGCGCGGGCGAGGCACTGCGCCGGGTGCTGGAGTGCCTGGCCTCGGGCATCGTCATGCCAG ATGGTTCTGGTATTTATGACCCTTGTGAAAAAGAAGCCACTGATGCTATTGGGCATCTAGACAGACAACAAAGGGAAGATATCACACAGAGTGCTCAG CACGCGCTCCGGCTCGCCGCCTTTGGCCAGCTCCACAAGGTCCTGGGCATGGATCCCCTGCCCTCCAAAATGCCCAAGAAACCAAAGAACGAGAACCCAGTCGATTATACTG TTCAGATCCCGCCCAGCACCACCTACGCCGTGACCCCCATGAAGCGGCCGATGGAGGAGGACGGGGAGGAGAAATCCcccagcaaaaagaaaaagaagattcaGAAAAAAGGTATTGAGTTAAGCAGAG aggaaaagctggagccCCCACAGGCCATGAACGCCTTGATGAAGCTGAACCAGCTCAAACCAGGGCTCCAGTACAAACTGGTGTCCCAGACTGGTCCCGTGCACGCCCCCATCTTCACCATGTCCGTGGAGATCGACGGCAGCACCTTCGAGGCCTCGGGGCCCtccaagaaaacagcaaagcttCACGTGGCTGTGAAG gtgctgcaggacaTGGGTTTGCCCACCGGGGTGGAAGGCAAAGACTCCGGGAAGGGCGACGAGTCAGCCGAGGAGACGGAGACGAAGCCGGTGGTCGTGGCTCCTCCACCTGTGGTGGAAACAGTGTCAACGCCCACAGCGGCCTCACCCCCTGCGGATCAGACCCCTGAG AACGTGAAGCAGCAGGGACCAATCCTGACCAAGCACGGGAAGAACCCGGTGATGGAGCTGAACGAGAAGCGGCGCGGGCTCAAGTACGAGCTGATCTCGGAGACGGGCGGGAGCCACGACAAGCGCTTCGTCATGGag GTGGAGGTGGACGGGCAGAAGTTCCAAGGTGCTGGTTCAAACAAGAAGGTGGCCAAAGCCTATGCAGCACTGGCTGCCCTGGAGAAGCTGTTCCCAGACGCTCCCGTTGCCATTGAgcagaacaagaagaaaagagctCCTGTTCCTGCCAGGGGTGGCCCCAAATTCCCAGTCAAA CACAACCCAGGCTTTGGGATGGGGGGAGGCCCCATGCACAACGAGGCCCCCCCGCCCCCCAACatgcggggccgcggccggggcggAAACATCCGGGGCCGCgggaggggccggggcggcTTCGGCGGCAACCACGGCGGCTACATGAACACAG ggGCTGGGTACGGGAGTTACGGTTACGGAGGGAATTCTGCCACTGCTGGTTACA GCCAGTTCTACAGCAACGGCGGCCACTCCAActccggcggcggcggcggcggcggcggctcctcggGCTACGGCTCCTATTACCAGGGCGGGGACGGGTACACGGCGCCCGCGCCGCCCAAACACGGCggcaaaaagcagcagcacagcgGCGGCCAAAAGGCCTCCTACGGCTCGGGCTACGCCTCCcaccagggccagcagcccTATGGGCAGGGCCAGTACGGCGGCTACGGCCCCGGGCAGGGCAAGCAGAAGGGCTACGGCCACGGCCAGGGCGGCTACTCCTACTCCAACTCGTACAACTCGCCCGGCGGAGGCTCCGACTACAACTACGAGAGTAAATACA GTTACAGTGGCAACAGTGGCCGTGGAGGTGGTGGCAACAATTACTCCGGGGGCGGTTCCTACAACTCGGGGTCCCACGGGGGCTATGGGGGCTCCGGGGGCGGGGGCTCCTCGTACCAAGGTAAGGCAG GTGGATACTCCTCCCAGTCCAACTACAACTCCCCAGGTTCCCAGAACTACAGTGGCCCCCCCAGCTCCTACCAGGCGTCCCAGGGCGGATACGGCAGGAATGAGCACAGCATGAGTTACCAGTACAGATAA